The Oncorhynchus tshawytscha isolate Ot180627B linkage group LG12, Otsh_v2.0, whole genome shotgun sequence genome includes a window with the following:
- the LOC112262895 gene encoding transcriptional activator MN1 isoform X1: protein MFGLEQFGSQINSINPGQSERSINQPRLNMSSHYKSPGFHTGGPPGAVEPGMGPLNEPPMLGLNMNMNGEQYGGFHPRGHSDMHAGSGLQQQQQQQGPMHGFFNNQQPHQGHPHGHQSHPHQHHPHFNGNFGGPDPASSCLHGGRLMGYNNSGMGPQQGFGEGFDPIAEGQAGDGFSQQQQQQQRSGNMSEFQHNGPPNGNHAVPAPCLPLDQSPNRAASFHGLPSSSSSETHGLEPRRMPNQGAVEGLEYNFPSEPPTGHFEVPVFSPSESESQLPHFGPGRPVAGGSFPGNPAMARTPGIQGISKGHQQPPPQPQQPQPPPQHGVFFERFGNGRKIPVGMELGVSARHPLMQQQQQAGLIARQNSCPPGLPRPPQSEPGSINPNMLDGGVMMPVQHNQFEYPIHRLENRGLHPYGDPMFNMQQPAPPPPAQQPPNQRLQHFDSPYMNMAKRPRFEFPNAHGGENCGTWGSGMHNVQGMENHLSPSAYPGLPGEFTPPVTDGFPPGPLQHAGPEQQSMQQRQNAAMMIKQMASRNQQQRMRQPSLQQLGHHGDVPPGPMVHGGPVGSMPQPNFDRENGGRMPNFEGQNPHITQENWFPGSHPPGEIMSRRMGVTGGEAVAHDMGLQQNGVGMMFRPGMNGMGMQEPMRIPGDGHVQALHSPGMHPQFGNNMGNLSQMQSPGAGVGHPNAPSERRPTDFPAGPPMGSQSTFPYGGVNRQGAPHSNPQGVNTSPGSYPPQSEFPPGQRSSVSKLGALSLGNFSKTSTKDNVFGQSCLAALSTACQNMIASLGAPNLNVTFNKKNQNEGKRKLSQTEQDINSSTVNGTGSAGPEYFQSGTSQNSQMSGNGNSNIKPAGQNQTLQGEASALSPNYNMDATPCSEGKAATGNGRGRGRRKRDSGHVSPGIFFSSDSGNPVVSPGQQPPSAGVGERGGGTPHEKPLPSPSWGKGGDLMLGDQADLMSSLDSGIQSVTKSNSNSPRIDFPDDVSAHYGNEDEVSSSSDAGGAPASKPNRSPHITGSPKLQRGEQGLMNGQKPLGMQDITNHTTSTPDSYGLSAGVGTGGNGVGHPGTPGMEQVRTPSSTSGQDDIHPLEILQAQIQLQRQQFSISEDQPLGMKNGKKSGDCLSQNGDNELASCSPDAGKGSMGTIDLDTLMAEQHATWYVPSDKALMDGPEDDKAMAPWGKNKSQNNSKEESELSQSKAGVGVGAPGPGGGNGGSHLQCLSVHCTDELGDSKGRGGPVSSWRSLHSDISNRFGTFVAALT from the coding sequence ATGTTTGGGCTGGAGCAGTTTGGTTCTCAGATTAATAGCATAAACCCTGGCCAGTCAGAGAGAAGCATAAACCAGCCAAGACTGAACATGAGCTCCCATTACAAAAGCCCCGGCTTTCATACCGGAGGCCCGCCGGGAGCCGTAGAGCCGGGCATGGGCCCTTTGAACGAGCCTCCGATGCTCGGGCTCAATATGAACATGAATGGGGAGCAGTACGGTGGCTTTCACCCACGGGGCCACTCGGACATGCATGCAGGCAGCGGActccagcagcaacagcagcagcaaggaCCCATGCATGGATTTTTCAACAACCAGCAACCTCATCAAGGCCATCCCCACGGCCACCAGTCTCACCCTCACCAACACCACCCTCATTTCAATGGGAACTTTGGAGGCCCAGACCCAGCATCATCCTGTCTGCATGGTGGCAGATTGATGGGCTACAACAACAGTGGCATGGGGCCTCAGCAGGGCTTTGGAGAGGGGTTTGACCCCATCGCTGAGGGCCAAGCAGGGGACGGCttctcccagcagcagcagcagcagcagagatcTGGTAACATGTCTGAGTTCCAGCACAACGGCCCCCCTAACGGCAACCACGCTGTTCCTGCCCCCTGTCTACCCCTGGACCAGTCACCTAACCGGGCAGCATCCTTCCATGGtctgccctcctcttcctcctcagagaCCCATGGTCTGGAGCCTCGACGGATGCCCAATCAGGGTGCTGTGGAGGGATTAGAGTATAATTTCCCCAGCGAACCCCCAACTGGACATTTTGAAGTACCTGTATTTTCCCCCTCAGAATCAGAGTCTCAGCTTCCCCACTTTGGGCCAGGAAGGCCGGTGGCCGGTGGCAGTTTCCCTGGAAACCCTGCCATGGCTCGGACACCGGGTATACAGGGCATCTCCAAAGGGCACCAGCAGCCACCCCCACAGCCCCAGCAGCCTCAGCCTCCCCCACAGCACGGAGTGTTTTTTGAGCGCTTTGGGAATGGCCGTAAGATTCCCGTGGGGATGGAGCTGGGGGTCAGTGCTAGACACCCTCtcatgcagcagcagcagcaagctgGTTTGATAGCGCGACAGAACTCATGCCCCCCAGGCCTCCCCCGGCCTCCCCAGTCTGAGCCGGGCTCCATTAACCCCAACATGCTGGACGGTGGTGTCATGATGCCTGTCCAACACAACCAGTTTGAATATCCTATTCACAGACTGGAAAATAGGGGCCTGCACCCCTATGGGGACCCCATGTTTAATATGCAACAGCCGGCTCCCCCTCCTCCCGCCCAACAGCCTCCGAATCAGAGGCTGCAACATTTTGACTCTCCTTATATGAACATGGCTAAAAGGCCCAGATTTGAGTTCCCTAACGCACACGGAGGGGAGAATTGCGGCACGTGGGGTAGTGGCATGCACAATGTGCAGGGCATGGAGAACCACCTCTCTCCCTCGGCCTACCCTGGCCTACCTGGGGAGTTCACGCCACCTGTGACAGATGGTTTCCCCCCGGGTCCACTCCAGCACGCTGGGCCTGAGCAGCAGTCTATGCAGCAGCGGCAGAATGCGGCCATGATGATCAAGCAGATGGCCTCTCGGAACCAGCAGCAGAGGATGAGGCAGCCCAGCCTGCAGCAGCTGGGTCACCATGGCGACGTACCTCCAGGCCCCATGGTTCATGGAGGCCCAGTGGGGAGCATGCCTCAGCCCAACTTTGACAGGGAGAATGGGGGCAGGATGCCCAACTTTGAGGGTCAGAACCCTCATATAACTCAGGAGAACTGGTTCCCCGGTTCTCACCCACCAGGAGAGATCATGTCGCGGCGTATGGGGGTAACGGGTGGTGAGGCTGTAGCCCACGACATGGGGCTGCAGCAGAACGGAGTCGGTATGATGTTCAGGCCGGGCATGAATGGGATGGGCATGCAGGAGCCAATGAGGATACCTGGAGATGGACACGTACAGGCTCTCCACTCTCCTGGTATGCACCCCCAGTTTGGCAACAACATGGGCAATCTCTCCCAGATGCAGTCCCCCGGAGCCGGGGTAGGACACCCCAACGCACCATCAGAGAGGCGGCCGACTGACTTCCCTGCCGGGCCTCCCATGGGATCTCAATCAACGTTTCCTTATGGAGGGGTTAACCGTCAGGGGGCACCACATAGCAATCCCCAGGGGGTGAACACCTCACCAGGGAGCTACCCTCCACAGTCTGAGTTCCCCCCAGGCCAGCGATCCTCTGTCAGTAAACTTGGGGCACTCTCCCTGGGGAACTTTAGCAAAACCAGCACTAAAGACAATGTTTTTGGACAGAGCTGCCTGGCGGCCCTTTCCACGGCCTGCCAGAACATGATAGCTAGCCTAGGGGCCCCCAACCTAAACGTAACATTCAACAAGAAGAACCAAAATGAGGGCAAGCGAAAACTGAGTCAGACGGAGCAGGACATTAATAGCAGCACAGTTAACGGGACCGGCAGTGCTGGTCCTGAGTATTTTCAGAGCGGCACTTCCCAGAACAGCCAGATGTCTGGCAACGGGAATAGCAACATTAAACCTGCAGGTCAAAACCAGACGCTGCAGGGGGAAGCCAGTGCCCTCTCCCCAAATTACAACATGGACGCTACCCCATGCAGTGAGGGGAAAGCAGCAACagggaatgggagagggagagggaggagaaaaaggGACAGCGGGCATGTGAGCCCTGGGATCTTTTTTTCCTCTGACAGCGGAAACCCTGTTGTAAGTCCAGGCCAGCAACCCCCTTCAGCTGGCgttggggagaggggtgggggtacaCCCCATGAGAAacccctcccatccccctcctgGGGAAAAGGAGGTGACCTTATGCTGGGGGACCAGGCAGACCTGATGTCTTCTCTGGACAGTGGCATTCAGAGTGTCACCAAGTCTAACAGTAACTCACCGCGCATAGATTTTCCTGATGATGTCAGCGCCCACTACGGCAACGAGGATGAGGTGTCCTCTAGCTCAGATGCAGGAGGTGCTCCTGCCTCCAAGCCCAACCGCAGCCCGCACATCACCGGCTCACCCAAGCTGCAAAGGGGTGAACAGGGCCTGATGAATGGGCAGAAGCCCCTAGGCATGCAGGACATCACCAATCACACTACCTCGACACCCGACAGCTATGGACTGAGTGCTGGTGTGGGGACAGGTGGCAATGGAGTTGGTCACCCGGGCACACCTGGGATGGAGCAGGTACGCACTCCATCCAGCACCTCTGGCCAGGATGACATCCACCCTCTGGAGATACTGCAGGCCCAGATCCAGCTGCAGCGCCAGCAGTTCAGCATCTCAGAGGACCAGCCTCTGGGCATGAAGAATGGCAAGAAGAGTGGTGACTGTCTCTCACAGAACGGAGACAATGAGCTGGCGAGCTGCAGCCCGGATGCTGGGAAGGGCTCAATGGGCACCATTGACCTTGACACTCTGATGGCAGAGCAGCACGCCACCTGGTACGTGCCCAGTGACAAGGCCCTGATGGATGGGCCAGAGGACGACAAGGCCATGGCACCCTGGGGAAAAAACAagagccagaataacagcaaagaaG
- the LOC112262895 gene encoding transcriptional activator MN1 isoform X2 yields the protein MFGLEQFGSQINSINPGQSERSINQPRLNMSSHYKSPGFHTGGPPGAVEPGMGPLNEPPMLGLNMNMNGEQYGGFHPRGHSDMHAGSGLQQQQQQQGPMHGFFNNQQPHQGHPHGHQSHPHQHHPHFNGNFGGPDPASSCLHGGRLMGYNNSGMGPQQGFGEGFDPIAEGQAGDGFSQQQQQQQRSGNMSEFQHNGPPNGNHAVPAPCLPLDQSPNRAASFHGLPSSSSSETHGLEPRRMPNQGAVEGLEYNFPSEPPTGHFEVPVFSPSESESQLPHFGPGRPVAGGSFPGNPAMARTPGIQGISKGHQQPPPQPQQPQPPPQHGVFFERFGNGRKIPVGMELGVSARHPLMQQQQQAGLIARQNSCPPGLPRPPQSEPGSINPNMLDGGVMMPVQHNQFEYPIHRLENRGLHPYGDPMFNMQQPAPPPPAQQPPNQRLQHFDSPYMNMAKRPRFEFPNAHGGENCGTWGSGMHNVQGMENHLSPSAYPGLPGEFTPPVTDGFPPGPLQHAGPEQQSMQQRQNAAMMIKQMASRNQQQRMRQPSLQQLGHHGDVPPGPMVHGGPVGSMPQPNFDRENGGRMPNFEGQNPHITQENWFPGSHPPGEIMSRRMGVTGGEAVAHDMGLQQNGVGMMFRPGMNGMGMQEPMRIPGDGHVQALHSPGMHPQFGNNMGNLSQMQSPGAGVGHPNAPSERRPTDFPAGPPMGSQSTFPYGGVNRQGAPHSNPQGVNTSPGSYPPQSEFPPGQRSSVSKLGALSLGNFSKTSTKDNVFGQSCLAALSTACQNMIASLGAPNLNVTFNKKNQNEGKRKLSQTEQDINSSTVNGTGSAGPEYFQSGTSQNSQMSGNGNSNIKPAGQNQTLQGEASALSPNYNMDATPCSEGKAATGNGRGRGRRKRDSGHVSPGIFFSSDSGNPVVSPGQQPPSAGVGERGGGTPHEKPLPSPSWGKGGDLMLGDQADLMSSLDSGIQSVTKSNSNSPRIDFPDDVSAHYGNEDEVSSSSDAGGAPASKPNRSPHITGSPKLQRGEQGLMNGQKPLGMQDITNHTTSTPDSYGLSAGVGTGGNGVGHPGTPGMEQVRTPSSTSGQDDIHPLEILQAQIQLQRQQFSISEDQPLGMKNGKKSGDCLSQNGDNELASCSPDAGKGSMGTIDLDTLMAEQHATWYVPSDKALMDGPEDDKAMAPWGKNKSQNNSKEGLKECHTIPTLSA from the coding sequence ATGTTTGGGCTGGAGCAGTTTGGTTCTCAGATTAATAGCATAAACCCTGGCCAGTCAGAGAGAAGCATAAACCAGCCAAGACTGAACATGAGCTCCCATTACAAAAGCCCCGGCTTTCATACCGGAGGCCCGCCGGGAGCCGTAGAGCCGGGCATGGGCCCTTTGAACGAGCCTCCGATGCTCGGGCTCAATATGAACATGAATGGGGAGCAGTACGGTGGCTTTCACCCACGGGGCCACTCGGACATGCATGCAGGCAGCGGActccagcagcaacagcagcagcaaggaCCCATGCATGGATTTTTCAACAACCAGCAACCTCATCAAGGCCATCCCCACGGCCACCAGTCTCACCCTCACCAACACCACCCTCATTTCAATGGGAACTTTGGAGGCCCAGACCCAGCATCATCCTGTCTGCATGGTGGCAGATTGATGGGCTACAACAACAGTGGCATGGGGCCTCAGCAGGGCTTTGGAGAGGGGTTTGACCCCATCGCTGAGGGCCAAGCAGGGGACGGCttctcccagcagcagcagcagcagcagagatcTGGTAACATGTCTGAGTTCCAGCACAACGGCCCCCCTAACGGCAACCACGCTGTTCCTGCCCCCTGTCTACCCCTGGACCAGTCACCTAACCGGGCAGCATCCTTCCATGGtctgccctcctcttcctcctcagagaCCCATGGTCTGGAGCCTCGACGGATGCCCAATCAGGGTGCTGTGGAGGGATTAGAGTATAATTTCCCCAGCGAACCCCCAACTGGACATTTTGAAGTACCTGTATTTTCCCCCTCAGAATCAGAGTCTCAGCTTCCCCACTTTGGGCCAGGAAGGCCGGTGGCCGGTGGCAGTTTCCCTGGAAACCCTGCCATGGCTCGGACACCGGGTATACAGGGCATCTCCAAAGGGCACCAGCAGCCACCCCCACAGCCCCAGCAGCCTCAGCCTCCCCCACAGCACGGAGTGTTTTTTGAGCGCTTTGGGAATGGCCGTAAGATTCCCGTGGGGATGGAGCTGGGGGTCAGTGCTAGACACCCTCtcatgcagcagcagcagcaagctgGTTTGATAGCGCGACAGAACTCATGCCCCCCAGGCCTCCCCCGGCCTCCCCAGTCTGAGCCGGGCTCCATTAACCCCAACATGCTGGACGGTGGTGTCATGATGCCTGTCCAACACAACCAGTTTGAATATCCTATTCACAGACTGGAAAATAGGGGCCTGCACCCCTATGGGGACCCCATGTTTAATATGCAACAGCCGGCTCCCCCTCCTCCCGCCCAACAGCCTCCGAATCAGAGGCTGCAACATTTTGACTCTCCTTATATGAACATGGCTAAAAGGCCCAGATTTGAGTTCCCTAACGCACACGGAGGGGAGAATTGCGGCACGTGGGGTAGTGGCATGCACAATGTGCAGGGCATGGAGAACCACCTCTCTCCCTCGGCCTACCCTGGCCTACCTGGGGAGTTCACGCCACCTGTGACAGATGGTTTCCCCCCGGGTCCACTCCAGCACGCTGGGCCTGAGCAGCAGTCTATGCAGCAGCGGCAGAATGCGGCCATGATGATCAAGCAGATGGCCTCTCGGAACCAGCAGCAGAGGATGAGGCAGCCCAGCCTGCAGCAGCTGGGTCACCATGGCGACGTACCTCCAGGCCCCATGGTTCATGGAGGCCCAGTGGGGAGCATGCCTCAGCCCAACTTTGACAGGGAGAATGGGGGCAGGATGCCCAACTTTGAGGGTCAGAACCCTCATATAACTCAGGAGAACTGGTTCCCCGGTTCTCACCCACCAGGAGAGATCATGTCGCGGCGTATGGGGGTAACGGGTGGTGAGGCTGTAGCCCACGACATGGGGCTGCAGCAGAACGGAGTCGGTATGATGTTCAGGCCGGGCATGAATGGGATGGGCATGCAGGAGCCAATGAGGATACCTGGAGATGGACACGTACAGGCTCTCCACTCTCCTGGTATGCACCCCCAGTTTGGCAACAACATGGGCAATCTCTCCCAGATGCAGTCCCCCGGAGCCGGGGTAGGACACCCCAACGCACCATCAGAGAGGCGGCCGACTGACTTCCCTGCCGGGCCTCCCATGGGATCTCAATCAACGTTTCCTTATGGAGGGGTTAACCGTCAGGGGGCACCACATAGCAATCCCCAGGGGGTGAACACCTCACCAGGGAGCTACCCTCCACAGTCTGAGTTCCCCCCAGGCCAGCGATCCTCTGTCAGTAAACTTGGGGCACTCTCCCTGGGGAACTTTAGCAAAACCAGCACTAAAGACAATGTTTTTGGACAGAGCTGCCTGGCGGCCCTTTCCACGGCCTGCCAGAACATGATAGCTAGCCTAGGGGCCCCCAACCTAAACGTAACATTCAACAAGAAGAACCAAAATGAGGGCAAGCGAAAACTGAGTCAGACGGAGCAGGACATTAATAGCAGCACAGTTAACGGGACCGGCAGTGCTGGTCCTGAGTATTTTCAGAGCGGCACTTCCCAGAACAGCCAGATGTCTGGCAACGGGAATAGCAACATTAAACCTGCAGGTCAAAACCAGACGCTGCAGGGGGAAGCCAGTGCCCTCTCCCCAAATTACAACATGGACGCTACCCCATGCAGTGAGGGGAAAGCAGCAACagggaatgggagagggagagggaggagaaaaaggGACAGCGGGCATGTGAGCCCTGGGATCTTTTTTTCCTCTGACAGCGGAAACCCTGTTGTAAGTCCAGGCCAGCAACCCCCTTCAGCTGGCgttggggagaggggtgggggtacaCCCCATGAGAAacccctcccatccccctcctgGGGAAAAGGAGGTGACCTTATGCTGGGGGACCAGGCAGACCTGATGTCTTCTCTGGACAGTGGCATTCAGAGTGTCACCAAGTCTAACAGTAACTCACCGCGCATAGATTTTCCTGATGATGTCAGCGCCCACTACGGCAACGAGGATGAGGTGTCCTCTAGCTCAGATGCAGGAGGTGCTCCTGCCTCCAAGCCCAACCGCAGCCCGCACATCACCGGCTCACCCAAGCTGCAAAGGGGTGAACAGGGCCTGATGAATGGGCAGAAGCCCCTAGGCATGCAGGACATCACCAATCACACTACCTCGACACCCGACAGCTATGGACTGAGTGCTGGTGTGGGGACAGGTGGCAATGGAGTTGGTCACCCGGGCACACCTGGGATGGAGCAGGTACGCACTCCATCCAGCACCTCTGGCCAGGATGACATCCACCCTCTGGAGATACTGCAGGCCCAGATCCAGCTGCAGCGCCAGCAGTTCAGCATCTCAGAGGACCAGCCTCTGGGCATGAAGAATGGCAAGAAGAGTGGTGACTGTCTCTCACAGAACGGAGACAATGAGCTGGCGAGCTGCAGCCCGGATGCTGGGAAGGGCTCAATGGGCACCATTGACCTTGACACTCTGATGGCAGAGCAGCACGCCACCTGGTACGTGCCCAGTGACAAGGCCCTGATGGATGGGCCAGAGGACGACAAGGCCATGGCACCCTGGGGAAAAAACAagagccagaataacagcaaagaaG
- the LOC112262895 gene encoding transcriptional activator MN1 isoform X3: protein MFGLEQFGSQINSINPGQSERSINQPRLNMSSHYKSPGFHTGGPPGAVEPGMGPLNEPPMLGLNMNMNGEQYGGFHPRGHSDMHAGSGLQQQQQQQGPMHGFFNNQQPHQGHPHGHQSHPHQHHPHFNGNFGGPDPASSCLHGGRLMGYNNSGMGPQQGFGEGFDPIAEGQAGDGFSQQQQQQQRSGNMSEFQHNGPPNGNHAVPAPCLPLDQSPNRAASFHGLPSSSSSETHGLEPRRMPNQGAVEGLEYNFPSEPPTGHFEVPVFSPSESESQLPHFGPGRPVAGGSFPGNPAMARTPGIQGISKGHQQPPPQPQQPQPPPQHGVFFERFGNGRKIPVGMELGVSARHPLMQQQQQAGLIARQNSCPPGLPRPPQSEPGSINPNMLDGGVMMPVQHNQFEYPIHRLENRGLHPYGDPMFNMQQPAPPPPAQQPPNQRLQHFDSPYMNMAKRPRFEFPNAHGGENCGTWGSGMHNVQGMENHLSPSAYPGLPGEFTPPVTDGFPPGPLQHAGPEQQSMQQRQNAAMMIKQMASRNQQQRMRQPSLQQLGHHGDVPPGPMVHGGPVGSMPQPNFDRENGGRMPNFEGQNPHITQENWFPGSHPPGEIMSRRMGVTGGEAVAHDMGLQQNGVGMMFRPGMNGMGMQEPMRIPGDGHVQALHSPGMHPQFGNNMGNLSQMQSPGAGVGHPNAPSERRPTDFPAGPPMGSQSTFPYGGVNRQGAPHSNPQGVNTSPGSYPPQSEFPPGQRSSVSKLGALSLGNFSKTSTKDNVFGQSCLAALSTACQNMIASLGAPNLNVTFNKKNQNEGKRKLSQTEQDINSSTVNGTGSAGPEYFQSGTSQNSQMSGNGNSNIKPAGQNQTLQGEASALSPNYNMDATPCSEGKAATGNGRGRGRRKRDSGHVSPGIFFSSDSGNPVVSPGQQPPSAGVGERGGGTPHEKPLPSPSWGKGGDLMLGDQADLMSSLDSGIQSVTKSNSNSPRIDFPDDVSAHYGNEDEVSSSSDAGGAPASKPNRSPHITGSPKLQRGEQGLMNGQKPLGMQDITNHTTSTPDSYGLSAGVGTGGNGVGHPGTPGMEQVRTPSSTSGQDDIHPLEILQAQIQLQRQQFSISEDQPLGMKNGKKSGDCLSQNGDNELASCSPDAGKGSMGTIDLDTLMAEQHATWYVPSDKALMDGPEDDKAMAPWGKNKSQNNSKEVS, encoded by the coding sequence ATGTTTGGGCTGGAGCAGTTTGGTTCTCAGATTAATAGCATAAACCCTGGCCAGTCAGAGAGAAGCATAAACCAGCCAAGACTGAACATGAGCTCCCATTACAAAAGCCCCGGCTTTCATACCGGAGGCCCGCCGGGAGCCGTAGAGCCGGGCATGGGCCCTTTGAACGAGCCTCCGATGCTCGGGCTCAATATGAACATGAATGGGGAGCAGTACGGTGGCTTTCACCCACGGGGCCACTCGGACATGCATGCAGGCAGCGGActccagcagcaacagcagcagcaaggaCCCATGCATGGATTTTTCAACAACCAGCAACCTCATCAAGGCCATCCCCACGGCCACCAGTCTCACCCTCACCAACACCACCCTCATTTCAATGGGAACTTTGGAGGCCCAGACCCAGCATCATCCTGTCTGCATGGTGGCAGATTGATGGGCTACAACAACAGTGGCATGGGGCCTCAGCAGGGCTTTGGAGAGGGGTTTGACCCCATCGCTGAGGGCCAAGCAGGGGACGGCttctcccagcagcagcagcagcagcagagatcTGGTAACATGTCTGAGTTCCAGCACAACGGCCCCCCTAACGGCAACCACGCTGTTCCTGCCCCCTGTCTACCCCTGGACCAGTCACCTAACCGGGCAGCATCCTTCCATGGtctgccctcctcttcctcctcagagaCCCATGGTCTGGAGCCTCGACGGATGCCCAATCAGGGTGCTGTGGAGGGATTAGAGTATAATTTCCCCAGCGAACCCCCAACTGGACATTTTGAAGTACCTGTATTTTCCCCCTCAGAATCAGAGTCTCAGCTTCCCCACTTTGGGCCAGGAAGGCCGGTGGCCGGTGGCAGTTTCCCTGGAAACCCTGCCATGGCTCGGACACCGGGTATACAGGGCATCTCCAAAGGGCACCAGCAGCCACCCCCACAGCCCCAGCAGCCTCAGCCTCCCCCACAGCACGGAGTGTTTTTTGAGCGCTTTGGGAATGGCCGTAAGATTCCCGTGGGGATGGAGCTGGGGGTCAGTGCTAGACACCCTCtcatgcagcagcagcagcaagctgGTTTGATAGCGCGACAGAACTCATGCCCCCCAGGCCTCCCCCGGCCTCCCCAGTCTGAGCCGGGCTCCATTAACCCCAACATGCTGGACGGTGGTGTCATGATGCCTGTCCAACACAACCAGTTTGAATATCCTATTCACAGACTGGAAAATAGGGGCCTGCACCCCTATGGGGACCCCATGTTTAATATGCAACAGCCGGCTCCCCCTCCTCCCGCCCAACAGCCTCCGAATCAGAGGCTGCAACATTTTGACTCTCCTTATATGAACATGGCTAAAAGGCCCAGATTTGAGTTCCCTAACGCACACGGAGGGGAGAATTGCGGCACGTGGGGTAGTGGCATGCACAATGTGCAGGGCATGGAGAACCACCTCTCTCCCTCGGCCTACCCTGGCCTACCTGGGGAGTTCACGCCACCTGTGACAGATGGTTTCCCCCCGGGTCCACTCCAGCACGCTGGGCCTGAGCAGCAGTCTATGCAGCAGCGGCAGAATGCGGCCATGATGATCAAGCAGATGGCCTCTCGGAACCAGCAGCAGAGGATGAGGCAGCCCAGCCTGCAGCAGCTGGGTCACCATGGCGACGTACCTCCAGGCCCCATGGTTCATGGAGGCCCAGTGGGGAGCATGCCTCAGCCCAACTTTGACAGGGAGAATGGGGGCAGGATGCCCAACTTTGAGGGTCAGAACCCTCATATAACTCAGGAGAACTGGTTCCCCGGTTCTCACCCACCAGGAGAGATCATGTCGCGGCGTATGGGGGTAACGGGTGGTGAGGCTGTAGCCCACGACATGGGGCTGCAGCAGAACGGAGTCGGTATGATGTTCAGGCCGGGCATGAATGGGATGGGCATGCAGGAGCCAATGAGGATACCTGGAGATGGACACGTACAGGCTCTCCACTCTCCTGGTATGCACCCCCAGTTTGGCAACAACATGGGCAATCTCTCCCAGATGCAGTCCCCCGGAGCCGGGGTAGGACACCCCAACGCACCATCAGAGAGGCGGCCGACTGACTTCCCTGCCGGGCCTCCCATGGGATCTCAATCAACGTTTCCTTATGGAGGGGTTAACCGTCAGGGGGCACCACATAGCAATCCCCAGGGGGTGAACACCTCACCAGGGAGCTACCCTCCACAGTCTGAGTTCCCCCCAGGCCAGCGATCCTCTGTCAGTAAACTTGGGGCACTCTCCCTGGGGAACTTTAGCAAAACCAGCACTAAAGACAATGTTTTTGGACAGAGCTGCCTGGCGGCCCTTTCCACGGCCTGCCAGAACATGATAGCTAGCCTAGGGGCCCCCAACCTAAACGTAACATTCAACAAGAAGAACCAAAATGAGGGCAAGCGAAAACTGAGTCAGACGGAGCAGGACATTAATAGCAGCACAGTTAACGGGACCGGCAGTGCTGGTCCTGAGTATTTTCAGAGCGGCACTTCCCAGAACAGCCAGATGTCTGGCAACGGGAATAGCAACATTAAACCTGCAGGTCAAAACCAGACGCTGCAGGGGGAAGCCAGTGCCCTCTCCCCAAATTACAACATGGACGCTACCCCATGCAGTGAGGGGAAAGCAGCAACagggaatgggagagggagagggaggagaaaaaggGACAGCGGGCATGTGAGCCCTGGGATCTTTTTTTCCTCTGACAGCGGAAACCCTGTTGTAAGTCCAGGCCAGCAACCCCCTTCAGCTGGCgttggggagaggggtgggggtacaCCCCATGAGAAacccctcccatccccctcctgGGGAAAAGGAGGTGACCTTATGCTGGGGGACCAGGCAGACCTGATGTCTTCTCTGGACAGTGGCATTCAGAGTGTCACCAAGTCTAACAGTAACTCACCGCGCATAGATTTTCCTGATGATGTCAGCGCCCACTACGGCAACGAGGATGAGGTGTCCTCTAGCTCAGATGCAGGAGGTGCTCCTGCCTCCAAGCCCAACCGCAGCCCGCACATCACCGGCTCACCCAAGCTGCAAAGGGGTGAACAGGGCCTGATGAATGGGCAGAAGCCCCTAGGCATGCAGGACATCACCAATCACACTACCTCGACACCCGACAGCTATGGACTGAGTGCTGGTGTGGGGACAGGTGGCAATGGAGTTGGTCACCCGGGCACACCTGGGATGGAGCAGGTACGCACTCCATCCAGCACCTCTGGCCAGGATGACATCCACCCTCTGGAGATACTGCAGGCCCAGATCCAGCTGCAGCGCCAGCAGTTCAGCATCTCAGAGGACCAGCCTCTGGGCATGAAGAATGGCAAGAAGAGTGGTGACTGTCTCTCACAGAACGGAGACAATGAGCTGGCGAGCTGCAGCCCGGATGCTGGGAAGGGCTCAATGGGCACCATTGACCTTGACACTCTGATGGCAGAGCAGCACGCCACCTGGTACGTGCCCAGTGACAAGGCCCTGATGGATGGGCCAGAGGACGACAAGGCCATGGCACCCTGGGGAAAAAACAagagccagaataacagcaaagaaG